One genomic window of Fusarium fujikuroi IMI 58289 draft genome, chromosome FFUJ_chr01 includes the following:
- a CDS encoding related to aliphatic nitrilase produces the protein MDADPTPNPSNDKQHKVRIYVVQRCPRLLDLEHGVQTAIEEIAAAAKAGANLITFPETWLTGYPAWVFGMARWNDPEARSWYKRLVEASPTASSPHITRIRDAARENNIEVVLGFNERARETGGTIYNSVAIIGRDGSLRGIHRKLTPTHAERLVWANGDAQGLKAYDTSFGRIGAAVCWEHFHPLIRHALHTEDEQIHIALWPDMPSAHQIASRQYAFEGRCFVVAAASYLDKESVPPELLEAYVKGAGSADLFTGGSGVIGPDGEYISGPVYGPEPLIVDINIGLTIAYKHDLDVAGHYGRPDIFKLSINREGDRR, from the coding sequence ATGGACGCCGACCCTACACCAAACCCTTCCAACGACAAGCAACACAAAGTCCGCATCTACGTCGTCCAGCGATGCCCCCGTCTCTTAGACCTCGAACACGGCGTCCAAACAGCGATTGAAGAGATTgcggcagcagcaaaggCTGGAGCAAACCTCATTACCTTCCCCGAAACATGGCTGACGGGATATCCTGCGTGGGTATTCGGCATGGCGAGGTGGAACGACCCTGAAGCGCGAAGTTGGTACAAAAGACTCGTTGAAGCTAGCCCAACTGCGTCAAGTCCCCATATCACACGAATCAGAGATGCCGCGAGGGAAAACAATATCGAAGTCGTCCTTGGATTCAATGAACGAGCTCGAGAGACTGGTGGGACTATTTACAATAGTGTCGCCATAATTGGGCGAGATGGTTCTCTTCGTGGTATTCATCGCAAGCTCACCCCGACGCACGCTGAGAGACTTGTCTGGGCAAATGGCGATGCGCAAGGTCTCAAAGCCTATGATACTAGCTTTGGAAGGATCGGTGCAGCGGTTTGCTGGGAACACTTCCATCCTCTCATCAGACACGCTCTGCATACAGAAGATGAACAGATCCATATCGCGCTGTGGCCTGACATGCCCTCGGCACATCAAATTGCTTCTCGACAATATGCCTTTGAAGGAAGATGCTTTGTTGTCGCCGCAGCTTCGTACCTCGACAAAGAATCTGTGCCGCCAGAGTTGTTGGAGGCATACGTCAAGGGAGCTGGCTCAGCAGATCTCTTCACGGGCGGCTCGGGTGTGATTGGGCCGGATGGGGAGTACATTTCTGGTCCTGTGTATGGTCCCGAGCCGTTGATTGTGGACATAAATATCGGGCTGACTATTGCTTATAAGCATGATCTTGATGTAGCAGGCCATTATGGCAGACCAGATATCTTTAAGCTGTCGATTAATAGGGAGGGCGATAGAAGATGA
- a CDS encoding probable sterol glucosyltransferase — protein sequence MSPTPDDNQSHRQTRYFELPANGEHSAQLPDELPPYQALAELEATTTGREDGRIDIDLSSRIARRLSKLVPTGKPPISYGQNQPPAYTETSEKSIRLNIVIQVVGSRGDVQPFVALGTELQRHGHRVRLATHGQFDKFVRESGLEFFSIGGDPAELMAYMVKNPGLFPSMKTLRGGEIQRKRKMVDEMLHKCWSSCIEPDELTGRPFVADAIIANPPSFAHIHCAQALGIPLHLMFTMPWTSTREFCHPLANLKANGSDMSATAANYVSYSLVECMTWQGLGDIINAWRDTIDLEAIPFSEGPCLTETLGVPVTYCWSPALVPKPADWPENIDVCGFFFRDAPKYQPEPALQQFLASGPPPIYIGFGSIVIDDPDKLTATILDAVRATGTRAIVSRGWSKLGGDSPGDDQVFFLGDCPHEWLFQHVTAVIHHGGAGTTACGLLNAKPTTIVPFFGDQPFWGNMVHAGGAGPAPIPFKALNSSNLAEAILFCLTPEASAAARQIADKMSSAEMLVENEKVSWNNLKAYQPQPVHIENRRWDPVTATLATLATTSVGMVTSASDIVVKPIQALRPVTPSGSRSASRDRSGNNSKRPSEEDVFGRPAGIDMSSAPTATKDKDPNHGALAAVKGSASGVGGFFKHYSKGMLLDLPYAVTEGMRNAPKLYGGKAYDPGAVTDWKSGGIAAGKNFAHGMVEGIGGIIMEPVRGAKKEGAAGAAKGVGIGLLNLGTKVGSGALGLFALPSQGAYMSARALVKRKTGKSIMEARKIEGRDVVERSEDAAREKDRTAVIEGFETLAREKTR from the exons ATGTCTCCAACACCAGATGACAACCAATCCCACCGACAGACGAGATATTTCGAGCTCCCAGCAAATGGCGAGCATAGTGCCCAACTACCAGATGAGCTTCCGCCCTACCAAGCACTAGCGGAATTAGAAGCCACGACAACTGGTCGTGAAGATGGACGAATTGACATTGACCTCAGTTCGAGAATAGCGCGGCGACTCTCGAAACTGGTTCCCACGGGAAAGCCTCCCATTTCTTATGGACAGAATCAACCGCCTGCGTACACCGAGACAAGCGAAAAGAGCATTCGTCTCAATATCGTCATTCAAGTTGTTGGTAGTCGAGGCGATGTTCAGCCATTCGTCGCACTAGGTACAGAATTGCAACGCCATGGTCATCGGGTGCGACTCGCGACACACGGTCAATTCGACAAATTTGTGAGGGAGTCAGGTCTTGAGTTCTTTTCCATCGGCGGTGATCCCGCTGA ACTGATGGCCTACATGGTCAAAAACCCTGGTCTCTTCCCTAGCATGAAGACACTACGCGGAGGCGAAATCCAGCGAAAGCGCAAAATGGTGGATGAAATGTTGCATAAGTGCTGGAGTTCCTGCATCGAGCCTGATGAGCTTACAGGAAGACCTTTCGTTGCAGATGCCATCATTGCAAATCCGCCTAGCTTTGCGCATATTCATTGCGCGCAAGCCCTTGGCATCCCGTTACATCTGATGTTCACGATGCCGTGGACGAGTACGAGAGAGTTCTGCCACCCACTCGCGAATCTGAAGGCCAATGGGAGTGACATGTCGGCGACGGCTGCGAATTATGTGTCTTATTCACTGGTTGAGTGCATGACTTGGCAAGG ACTCGGCGATATCATCAATGCGTGGAGAGACACGATAGATTTAGAAGCGATTCCCTTCAGTGAAGGGCCTTGCTTGACAGAGACTTTGGGGGTTCCAGTCACATACTGCTGGTCTCCGGCTCTGGTGCCCAAGCCAGCCGACTGGCCTGAGAACATCG ATGTCTgcggcttcttcttccgtgATGCGCCAAAGTACCAACCTGAACCAGCTTTACAGCAGTTCTTGGCAAGTGGTCCGCCACCGATATATATCGGCTTTGGCAGTATCGTGATCGACGACCCCGATAAGTTGACAGCGACTATTCTCGACGCTGTCCGTGCGACGGGGACGCGGGCAATTGTTTCTAGAGGATGGAGTAAACTTGGCGGGGATTCGCCAGGTGACGACCAAGTCTTCTTTCTGGGAGACTGTCCGCACGAGTGGCTATTTCAGCATGTTACTGCAGTGATACATCACGGAGGAGCCGGCACCACAGCCTGTGGGCTTCTCAACGCGAAACCCACTACCATTGTGCCCTTCTTTGGAGA TCAACCGTTTTGGGGAAATATGGTCCACGCTGGTGGTGCAGGTCCAGCTCCCATTCCCTTCAAGGCCCTGAATAGTAGCAATCTTGCCGAAGCCATTCTCTTCTGTTTGACACCCGaagcttcagcagcagcgcgACAAATCGCCGATAAAATGTCAT CTGCTGAGATGCTAGTCGAGAATGAGAAGGTGTCGTGGAATAACCTCAAAGC TTACCAACCGCAACCAGTCCATATTGAGAACCGCCGTTGGGATCCGGTGACTGCAACACTTGCGACGCTCGCCACGACTAGTGTTGGAATGGTTACATCAGCCTCTGACATTGTCGTCAAGCCCATCCAAGCACTGCGGCCAGTGACTCCAAGTGGTAGCAGATCAGCAAGTCGAGATCGATCAGGAAACAACTCGAAACGCCCATCGGAGGAGGATGTCTTTGGCCGGCCAGCAGGCATAGATATGTCCTCAGCACCAACAGccaccaaagacaaagaccCCAACCATGGTGCACTAGCAGCCGTCAAGGGCTCAGCGTCGGGTGTCGGTGGCTTCTTTAAGCACTACTCCAAAGGCATGCTTCTCGACCTCCCTTATGCAGTAACAGAAGGAATGCGCAACGCCCCCAAGCTTTACGGCGGCAAAGCATACGACCCAGGCGCCGTGACAGATTGGAAGTCAGGCGGTATCGCAGCCGGCAAGAATTTTGCGCATGGTATGGTTGAGGGGATAGGCGGTATTATCATGGAGCCTGTGCGAGGggcgaagaaagaaggcgCTGCGGGTGCTGCGAAGGGTGTTGGTATTGGATTGTTGAATCTGGGGACGAAGGTGGGTTCTGGGGCGCTTGGGTTGTTTGCGTTGCCGAGTCAGGGGGCGTACATGAGTGCGAGGGCGCttgtgaagaggaagacgggGAAGAGTATTATGGAGGCGAGGAAGATTGAGGGGagggatgttgttgagaggagTGAGGATGCGGCGCGCGAAAAGGACAGGACAGCGGTGATAGAGGGATTTGAGACACTGGCGAGAGAGAAGACAAGGTAG
- a CDS encoding related to death-associated protein kinase 1 — MDSSSGRNLTSFRDETSDPTTFKPYDPSTLDDARFIPNALDFAYRAFLADNAVTLSVPPVFSNAQAVDSASYAGRGASFTVYRRRIPPQKPLTSVTNMDGLLIEIRDKRKLPEVVAYKVAVIEFSDKGEATQTSRHAIDAAIMELYLSTHRPILQHPNLVDFLGLAWGANPFNSLQKLPVLMVEFAEYGSLWQLQQREYLGVETRRKLCLDVCKGLHMLHSCGIVHVDVKAQNVLIFADAEHKYRAKVNDFGYSQVISTERSSLLLGGTRPWKAPEAKKAVKASDAKYTDIYSLSLFIWCTFAHGQNIFKLLVDPSKQGEEFYAEAEKLKETEELAAQTDISAWYLKAIRATTYGDSGQFLQHFQSLQQQMQQNNAQANRPAVDIDDIEKILCSIPPMFFQALEPLKEQLIVIVQRSGLYDAMKRAVTIGLSNEPHQRDLQQIMVALGHIGSFTQDSAEPNQVLKSNLNQHLFTWRHWTGMDPSVQKYLTTTYIQRGEGEAEKGMINPPEAFLLTALYINGYGVDKDTSQASRWLFHAWGAKHPLASAYGYRIARAIGLTFDNTDGVVETLELMALRGSRTALEDLAMLSKDTYQKTRKTIRDVLAGTGANFFFKTEMLHGFAHNMWIRTFENIPILLENFSQLNSIADYTANKRGDRILHVAASCGQTEAIGALLNHFPSLEVNQLNDQGETPLLCACRAGHHDTVLWLTSNGATASVARNGESPLHWLISFDDQEIESVGPALIQAGADVNGKTTTFIAYQGAFPASLDIDRLPEGYPIGWATHCDRPKIVKFLLSHTADPRMCNTSWPHARSALEIAASQLRSECLELMIHAIEQFNLEQGADKHGGFLVTSLLQQAVYGSSLFDMILYHGSRYQQAMESTFQCLLPRTSRVASPQGYGGFNQTLLYLAISLARDELVEYLLKNGADVMKAGENYDEEVLQSQDVGAFKTADINRDCGVDLRTPLLEAVRWNRPTMVNLLLEHGAHTTGASKNPFSGQASTWTALHVLAYAGQNDTRLVQPLLDHGAPLNGFPDELGRTESPLLVAVQNDQFQLAECFISHGADINSTSLSSGHLSFTNPTTILGHIIASNARNSISRLRYLLGSADCLNFIVETTRQWTALHRAAAAHIDAEFRGTDATEAAELDWTDIDWGANREIMNELLLQFNDPKQLDAVEESLGLTAMHLAVLAGNDAAVKLLLDKGARRDMPSADGQGPTAADMALGIQMERLSLNEGGARPGEKELAARKRCNELLNPRAQPAA; from the exons ATGGATTCCTCATCAGGAAGAAATCTGACATCTTTTAGGGACGAAACCTCCGATCCTACGACCTTCAAACCATATGATCCTTCAACCCTAGACGATGCGCGCTTCATCCCGAACGCCCTGGACTTTGCCTACCGAGCGTTCTTGGCCGACAATGCCGTGACATTATCGGTCCCTCCAGTATTTTCGAATGCGCAAGCCGTGGATAGCGCTTCATACGCCGGCCGGGGCGCAAGCTTCACCGTGTATCGACGTCGCATCCCGCCCCAGAAGCCCCTAACGTCGGTTACAAACATGGATGGCCTCTTGATCGAGATTAGAGATAAACGCAAGCTGCCGGAGGTAGTAGCCTACAAAGTGGCTGTCATCGAGTTTTCGGATAAAGGTGAAGCCACTCAAACGTCCCGGCACGCCATAGACGCGGCAATCATGGAGCTCTATCTCTCGACGCACCGCCCGATTTTGCAACACCCCAATCTAGTCGACTTTCTTGGATTGGCGTGGGGCGCAAACCCGTTTAATTCTTTGCAGAAACTACCGGTTCTCATGGTGGAGTTTGCGGAATATGGGAGCCTCTGGCAGCTGCAACAGAGGGAGTATCTCGGCGTAGAGACTCGGCGTAAGCTCTGCCTTGATGTCTGCAAAGGTCTTCATATGCTTCATTCATGCGGTATCGTTCATGTTGACGTCAAGGCGCAGAATGTCTTAATATTCGCAGACGCGGAACACAAGTACAGAGCAAAAGTGAATGACTTCGGCTACTCCCAGGTAATAAGCACTGAAAGGAGCAGCCTCTTACTAGGAGGAACCCGGCCGTGGAAAGCCCCCGAGGCGAAGAAAGCAGTCAAGGCATCAGACGCAAAGTATACCGACATATACTCATTGTCCCTTTTCATCTGGTGTACATTCGCACATGGTCAAAACATTTTCAAACTCCTCGTGGACCCATCCAAGCAGGGCGAAGAATTCTACGCGGAAGCGGAGAAATTGAAGGAGACTGAAGAACTAGCTGCCCAGACAGATATTTCTGCATGGTACTTGAAAGCCATTAGGGCCACTACTTATGGCGACAGCGGCCAGTTCCTCCAGCACTTCCAGTCTCTCCAGCAGCAGATGCAGCAGAACAACGCACAGGCCAACCGACCAGCGGTTGACATTGACGACATTGAAAAGATTCTATGTTCCATTCCACCCATGTTTTTCCAAGCGTTGGAGCCACTGAAGGAACAGCTGATCGTAATAGTTCAACGTTCGGGCTTGTACGATGCGATGAAAAGAGCTGTAACAATAGGATTATCGAATGAACCACACCAAAGAGACCTCCAACAAATCATGGTCGCCCTGGGCCACATTGGTTCGTTTACTCAGGATAG TGCGGAGCCGAATCAAGTGTTGAAATCGAACCTGAAT CAACATCTTTTCACGTGGCGCCACTGGACGGGGATGGACCCTTCTGTTCAGAAGTACCTCACAACAACATACATCCAAAGAGGCGAGGGTGAGGCTGAGAAAGGTATGATAAACCCACCGGAGGCATTCCTCCTTACAGCTCTCTACATCAACGGGTACGGTGTAGACAAGGATACATCACAAGCATCCAGATGGCTCTTTCATGCCTGGGGAGCGAAACATCCACTGGCGTCAGCATACGGATACCGAATCGCGCGTGCCATCGGGCTTACGTTCGATAACACAGACGGCGTAGTCGAAACCCTGGAACTAATGGCCCTGCGTGGTTCAAGAACTGCCCTCGAAGATCTCGCCATGCTCTCCAAGGACACCTACCAGAAAACGAGGAAAACTATCCGTGACGTCCTCGCAGGCACAGGCGCGAATTTCTTTTTCAAGACAGAAATGCTTCACGGATTTGCTCACAATATGTGGATCAGAACTTTTGAAAACATTCCCATCTTGCTAGAGAACTTTTCTCAGCTCAATTCCATCGCCGACTACACGGCTAACAAGAGAGGTGACCGTATCCTTCACGTGGCCGCAAGTTGCGGTCAAACAGAAGCCATTGGGGCTCTCCTGAATCACTTTCCCTCACTTGAAGTTAATCAGCTCAACGACCAAGGCGAGACGCCGCTTCTGTGTGCTTGCCGCGCAGGCCATCATGATACGGTCTTGTGGCTCACTTCGAATGGAGCAACCGCGTCGGTGGCACGGAATGGCGAGTCTCCGCTTCACTGGCTGATATCCTTTGATGATCAAGAGATCGAAAGCGTTGGACCAGCACTGATCCAAGCCGGCGCGGATGTAAATGGCAAGACTACCACGTTCATAGCGTACCAAGGCGCGTTTCCGGCATCGCTAGATATTGATCGGCTTCCGGAAGGTTATCCAATCGGATGGG CGACTCACTGTGACCGTCCCAAAATTGTCAAATTCTTGTTGTCCCACACCGCCGATCCGAGGATGTGCAATACATCGTGGCCTCATGCAAGAAGTGCTTTGGAAATTGCAGCATCTCAGCTTCGTTCAGAAtgcttggagttgatgatcCATGCCATCGAGCAATTCAACCTCGAACAAGGGGCAGACAAACACGGGGGCTTCTTGGTGACAAGCCTCCTTCAGCAGGCTGTTTACGGCAGCAGCCTATTCGACATGATCCTATACCATGGGTCGAGATACCAACAGGCGATGGAATCAACATTCCAGTGTCTATTGCCAAGGACCAGCAGGGTTGCCTCCCCCCAAGGCTACGGCGGCTTCAACCAAACGCTTCTCTATTTGGCCATCTCACTAGCCAGAGATGAATTGGTTGAATACCTCCTCAAGAACGGAGCTGACGTCATGAAAGCTGGAGAAAACTACGATGAAGAAGTGCTTCAATCCCAAGACGTTGGTGCGTTCAAAACGGCTGACATTAACCGCGATTGCGGCGTTGACCTGCGAACGCCGCTCCTAGAGGCAGTTCGATGGAATCGTCCCACCATGGtcaatcttctccttgagcatGGAGCACACACCACGGGAGCTTCTAAAAATCCCTTTAGTGGACAAGCTTCAACGTGGACCGCGCTCCATGTCCTGGCGTACGCAGGACAAAACGATACGCGACTGGTCCAACCCCTTCTCGACCACGGCGCGCCTCTTAATGGCTTCCCGGACGAATTAGGCAGAACCGAATCCCCGCTACTCGTCGCCGTGCAGAACGATCAATTTCAACTCGCTGAATGCTTTATATCGCATGGCGCTGATATCAACTCGACCAGCCTGAGCAGCGGCCACCTGAGCTTCACAAACCCCACAACCATCTTGGGCCATATCATCGCCTCCAACGCGCGAAATTCAATCTCACGTCTCCGCTACCTCCTTGGCAGTGCAGACTGCTTGAATTTCATTGTCGAGACAACCCGGCAGTGGACGGCGCTCCACCGCGCCGCAGCCGCTCACATCGACGCCGAGTTCCGCGGTACAGATGCAACCGAGGCGGCTGAGCTGGACTGGACCGACATCGACTGGGGTGCGAACCGCGAGATTATGAACGAGCTACTATTACAGTTTAATGATCCGAAACagcttgatgctgttgaggaaAGCTTGGGGCTAACGGCGATGCACCTGGCAGTTCTTGCGGGTAATGATGCCGCAGTGAAactgcttcttgacaagggTGCCCGCAGAGACATGCCGAGTGCAGATGGCCAGGGACCGACAGCCGCTGATATGGCACTTGGAATACAGATGGAGAGGTTGTCTCTGAACGAAGGGGGGGCCCGGCCTGGCGAGAAGGAGTTGGCGGCTCGGAAGAGGTGTAATGAGCTTCTAAATCCGCGAGCCCAGCCTGCAGCATGA
- a CDS encoding related to HNM1-Choline permease, whose amino-acid sequence MKGGSDHTMAPSEQSAIASVVSCEPSPDGKLQAEHADYPQTHLRKRFTLVSTIAFGFTTMNSWVAFASGLAVPLSCGAGPTLIYGLLVGGIIMAILAAGYAELASAFPSAGGQYHIVYMTFPAPTRRFAAFFTGWMSILYTMGATASCSFFVAQSILNLVTLWNESYVAHSWHVYLVHICLCTIAFLAASRFPASIGSIGVSVFWLSIIGFIASLATLLAVQEVKQPSKFVFTEFTNVSGWTDGWAAMIGLASCLWAYCGIDAPSHLSEEVDNPSRNIPIAIGATIILGIISVIAWNIGLMYVIKDVQKLIASGAPILEVYNQALGSKTATTIWAVYYILVFYHIILNLFVFSSRILWSFARDGGVPYSSYVSRLRWSNPVRATAIMLVLQIIIGILYIASKTAYSSFINLTLFALNITVVLPQTVLLFTGRDSLPKRAFSLGRYGHVVNAMATVFMLLFSVVFAFPVARPVTGSSMNYLVVIFAVSLIFIISSWLLGLSKRFTGPSEGTVHI is encoded by the coding sequence ATGAAGGGCGGTTCTGACCACACAATGGCTCCGTCCGAGCAGTCAGCCATTGCCTCAGTGGTCTCATGTGAACCCTCACCAGATGGCAAACTTCAAGCTGAGCATGCAGACTACCCGCAAACCCACCTCCGAAAGCGCTTCACACTTGTATCAACAATCGCATTCGGTTTCACCACCATGAACTCCTGGGTCGCTTTTGCCTCAGGTCTTGCCGTTCCTCTCTCCTGCGGCGCTGGGCCAACTCTCATCTACGGTCTTCTCGTCGGTGGCATTATCATGGCCATCCTCGCAGCAGGCTACGCAGAGCTAGCCTCGGCGTTTCCATCCGCAGGTGGCCAGTATCATATAGTATACATGACGTTCCCAGCTCCAACCCGTCGATTCGCTGCGTTCTTTACAGGATGGATGTCGATTCTATACACTATGGGAGCTACAGCGTCGTGCAGTTTCTTCGTGGCACAGTCgatcttgaacttggtcaCGTTATGGAATGAGAGCTATGTTGCCCATAGCTGGCATGTATATCTTGTCCACATCTGCCTATGTACCATCgcattcttggctgcttctcGATTTCCAGCTTCCATCGGAAGTATCGGCGTTTCAGTATTCTGGCTCTCAATCATCGGCTTCATTGCATCGCTAGCAACACTACTAGCTGTGCAAGAAGTCAAGCAGCCCAGTAAATTCGTCTTTACAGAATTCACAAACGTTTCTGGGTGGACCGATGGATGGGCTGCTATGATCGGTCTCGCGAGTTGCCTCTGGGCTTATTGCGGTATCGATGCTCCAAGTCATCTATCAGAAGAGGTCGACAACCCGAGCCGAAATATCCCCATCGCCATCGGCGCCACCATCATACTTGGTATCATCTCCGTGATTGCTTGGAACATTGGTCTGATGTATGTCATCAAAGACGTTCAGAAACTCATTGCCTCTGGCGCTCCAATCCTAGAAGTGTATAATCAGGCGCTAGGCTCCaagacagcaacaacaatctGGGCAGTCTATTATATCCTTGTCTTCTATCATATCATTCTGaatctttttgtcttttCATCTCGGATCTTGTGGTCATTCGCTCGAGACGGCGGTGTGCCTTATTCTTCCTACGTCTCTCGCCTCAGATGGTCCAACCCAGTCCGCGCCACAGCCATCATGCTCGTCCTCCAGATCATCATCGGTATCCTGTATATCGCATCAAAAACAGCCTATAgcagcttcatcaacctgACTCTTTTCGCACTCAACATCACAGTTGTACTGCCACAAACTGTTTTGTTATTCACCGGCCGCGATTCACTGCCAAAGCGGGCTTTCTCGTTGGGCAGGTATGGACACGTTGTCAATGCGATGGCAACGGTGTTTATGCTTTTATTTAGTGTTGTCTTTGCATTCCCTGTCGCTCGTCCTGTTACTGGAAGTTCCATGAATTATCTTGTTGTTATATTCGCAGTCAGTctgatcttcatcatctcatcttggcTATTGGGTCTTTCCAAACGGTTCACAGGGCCATCAGAGGGAACTGTACATATTTGA